A stretch of the Filimonas lacunae genome encodes the following:
- a CDS encoding TonB-dependent receptor: MTLLFSTTIFAQKETGSINGVITTSEGKSAAAVTVKLKGTNKAALTEEDGDFVISNIKAGDYELEISLVGFQTLLYPVKINEGKMTPVKIQLSVTDKQLEAVIISTTHNKFRPANSPTVAKLPLTYLENPQVYTSVNKELIQQQGLFSADEAMKNTSGVVKIWNATNRVNDGGALYTLRGFQTGASLRNGITGNITTTVDAVNLERLEVVKGPSGALYGSTLVSYGGLINRVTKKPYSRVGGEVTLSGGSYDFSRLSADFNTPLDTAKTALLRINTAYNSIGSFQDNGFSKNFAFDPSFSYKVNDKLTLYLDAEINHLNATVPSIFYINTANIGVNSADKLTVDYKKSYQSDDLAGTSDVANFYGLIDYKLSKNWTSQTNFSTGRNQSTGYGPYFDLDAGNASITRHVWILDGHSNSFQFQQNFIGDFTIGKLRNRLVAGVDVLNQKYDMRIVASNHGYNFDQVSTVGAASNYYNFNKFSVDTFFNSGQAVYPYLSNIYMYSAYASDVLNITDNLMAMVSLRVDHLNSKAIPDPSSGTSSEAFTRTNVSPKFGLVYQVIKDKVSLFGNYMNGFKNPTAPQNKYDAASNTLKPHVFNAEQANQWEGGVKADLWDGRLTGTISYYNIAVKDIVRTDVAHSDAASFVTAYMQDGTQYSKGYEVSLTATPVAGLNLIAGYSHNDSKLDKADASVNGRRPETAGPANTANFWASYTVSAGKGKGLGVGFGGNYASKAYVINNANTGEFYAPSYTLLNAGVFYNLPKFRFSVNVNNLTDKKYWTGYGSMIPQMLRQVIASVSYKF; encoded by the coding sequence TTGACACTATTATTTTCCACAACCATATTTGCACAAAAAGAAACAGGTTCTATCAACGGCGTAATTACCACCAGCGAAGGCAAGTCGGCTGCAGCGGTAACTGTTAAATTGAAAGGAACTAATAAAGCAGCTTTAACCGAAGAAGATGGTGACTTTGTAATAAGCAACATCAAAGCTGGTGATTATGAACTGGAAATATCCCTGGTAGGATTCCAGACCTTGTTATACCCCGTTAAGATTAATGAGGGCAAGATGACTCCTGTAAAAATTCAGTTGAGTGTAACCGACAAACAGCTGGAAGCGGTAATCATTTCTACCACACACAATAAGTTCAGGCCAGCTAACAGCCCTACTGTAGCAAAGTTGCCTTTAACTTACCTGGAAAACCCACAGGTGTATACTTCTGTGAACAAAGAGCTGATTCAACAACAGGGGTTATTTTCTGCCGATGAAGCCATGAAAAATACATCTGGTGTGGTTAAAATATGGAATGCTACCAACCGTGTAAATGATGGTGGTGCATTGTATACTTTAAGAGGTTTTCAAACCGGCGCTTCTTTACGTAATGGTATTACCGGAAACATTACCACTACTGTAGATGCGGTGAACCTGGAAAGACTGGAAGTGGTAAAAGGTCCTTCTGGTGCTTTATATGGCAGTACCCTGGTATCTTATGGTGGCCTTATTAACAGGGTAACTAAAAAGCCTTATTCCCGTGTAGGTGGTGAGGTTACTTTATCAGGTGGCAGCTATGACTTTAGCAGGCTGAGCGCTGATTTCAATACGCCGCTGGATACTGCTAAAACTGCTTTGTTACGTATTAATACTGCGTATAACAGCATTGGTTCTTTTCAGGACAACGGCTTTAGCAAAAACTTTGCCTTTGATCCTTCTTTCTCTTATAAAGTAAACGACAAGCTTACTTTATACCTGGATGCGGAAATCAATCATTTGAATGCAACTGTACCTTCTATATTCTATATCAACACTGCTAATATTGGAGTAAACAGCGCAGATAAGCTGACTGTTGATTACAAGAAATCATATCAATCTGATGATCTGGCTGGTACATCTGATGTAGCTAATTTTTACGGGTTGATAGATTATAAACTGTCTAAAAACTGGACTTCTCAAACCAATTTCAGCACTGGCAGAAACCAGTCTACCGGCTATGGTCCTTATTTTGACCTGGACGCAGGTAATGCTTCTATTACCCGCCACGTATGGATACTGGATGGCCATTCTAACAGCTTTCAGTTTCAGCAGAATTTCATAGGCGATTTTACCATTGGTAAATTAAGAAACCGCCTTGTGGCAGGTGTGGATGTGTTGAACCAGAAGTATGATATGAGAATTGTGGCTTCTAACCATGGTTATAATTTTGACCAGGTAAGCACTGTAGGTGCGGCAAGCAACTACTACAACTTTAATAAATTTTCTGTAGATACTTTCTTTAATTCAGGTCAGGCTGTATATCCATACCTAAGCAATATTTACATGTACAGTGCTTATGCTTCTGATGTGCTGAACATTACGGATAATTTAATGGCAATGGTAAGCTTAAGAGTTGATCACCTGAATTCAAAAGCTATTCCTGATCCTTCTTCCGGTACAAGTTCAGAAGCTTTTACCCGTACCAATGTGTCGCCTAAATTTGGTTTAGTGTACCAGGTAATTAAAGATAAAGTATCCTTATTCGGAAACTACATGAATGGATTTAAAAACCCAACTGCGCCACAAAACAAATATGATGCTGCTTCCAACACATTAAAGCCACATGTGTTTAATGCAGAACAAGCTAATCAGTGGGAAGGTGGTGTTAAAGCTGATTTATGGGATGGCCGTTTAACCGGTACTATCAGCTATTATAACATTGCTGTAAAAGATATTGTTAGAACTGACGTAGCTCATTCTGATGCTGCTAGCTTTGTAACCGCTTACATGCAGGATGGAACGCAGTACAGCAAAGGTTATGAAGTGTCATTAACCGCAACCCCTGTTGCTGGTTTAAACCTGATTGCTGGTTATTCTCACAACGATAGCAAACTGGATAAAGCTGATGCGAGTGTAAACGGCAGAAGACCTGAAACAGCAGGCCCTGCCAATACAGCTAATTTCTGGGCCAGTTATACAGTAAGTGCCGGTAAGGGCAAAGGCTTAGGTGTTGGCTTTGGTGGTAACTATGCCAGCAAAGCATATGTTATCAATAATGCCAATACAGGTGAGTTTTATGCACCATCTTATACACTGTTGAATGCCGGTGTGTTTTATAACCTGCCTAAATTCCGTTTCTCTGTAAACGTAAACAACCTTACAGACAAGAAATACTGGACTGGTTACGGCTCTATGATTCCTCAAATGCTGAGACAAGTGATTGCCAGTGTTTCTTACAAATTCTAA
- a CDS encoding SET domain-containing protein: MMLPILFIAPSSKGGRGVFATEKIAANTVLEISPVIVFSVADRAIIEKSKLYNYIFEWGPSHKKAALGMGYVSMYNHDYNANCVYDMDFETETMTIRTIKGVKKGEELCINYNADPNDETLVWFHKTEKSRK; encoded by the coding sequence ATGATGCTACCGATTTTATTTATTGCACCTTCCAGCAAAGGTGGAAGAGGAGTTTTTGCTACGGAAAAGATTGCTGCCAATACGGTGCTGGAAATTTCCCCGGTAATTGTGTTTTCTGTGGCAGACAGGGCTATTATCGAAAAGTCAAAGCTGTATAACTATATATTCGAGTGGGGGCCTTCTCATAAAAAGGCGGCTTTAGGTATGGGGTATGTGTCTATGTATAACCACGATTATAACGCCAACTGTGTGTATGATATGGATTTTGAAACCGAAACCATGACTATTCGCACGATAAAAGGAGTGAAGAAAGGAGAAGAGTTGTGTATTAACTACAATGCCGACCCTAATGATGAAACGTTGGTGTGGTTTCATAAAACAGAGAAAAGCCGGAAGTAA
- a CDS encoding TolC family protein translates to MKKLFIITSAVLLAHGAYAQVQSNTELQSLINQSFGYFPRLKEAENAVSTAQQRVQIAQIRMPEISGNANYNYIRPKITLPLQVDGKTQEFQFAPVNSGGASINVDYELFDFGRIKNNVEKAKTDLQYAKDNVDYAKTQLAYQVAAIYYNIVYFQKALVIEDSVVAYLTENKRVIESKLKNGDAIKIDLLNIQASLDQEQNRKIDLQNQLQKQLNLLSYTTGTQQSAGKTFDFDVTLKDANAALSEAQANNLEFVLAKDRIKQSQSDRDIAKLADKPSVNLSGATGYKNGYVPAVEKLRFNYIAGVSLHVPIYNGNKMKQQVKLAESNIHQNELAMATMNNTYLKDIQQALTDINSNMSSIKNTYTQIEQTRAAQQIASSRFMNGTGTNLDITNASSNYQRALYTQLQYEYQLCQAKIELSRLMGYKYW, encoded by the coding sequence ATGAAAAAATTATTCATCATAACATCCGCTGTATTGTTGGCACATGGCGCCTATGCACAAGTGCAGAGCAATACAGAATTACAATCGCTGATTAATCAGTCGTTCGGATATTTCCCCAGACTGAAAGAGGCAGAGAACGCAGTAAGTACTGCCCAGCAGCGTGTGCAGATAGCACAGATAAGAATGCCCGAAATAAGTGGTAATGCTAATTACAATTATATCAGGCCAAAAATCACCCTTCCACTGCAAGTGGACGGCAAAACGCAGGAATTCCAGTTTGCTCCTGTAAATAGTGGCGGTGCTTCTATCAATGTAGATTATGAACTGTTCGACTTCGGACGCATCAAAAACAATGTAGAAAAAGCGAAAACCGATTTGCAATATGCAAAAGACAATGTAGACTATGCTAAAACCCAGCTGGCCTATCAGGTTGCCGCTATCTATTACAACATTGTATATTTTCAGAAAGCACTGGTAATTGAAGATTCGGTAGTGGCCTACCTTACCGAAAACAAAAGGGTAATTGAAAGTAAACTGAAAAATGGCGATGCCATTAAAATAGACCTGCTGAATATACAAGCCAGCCTGGACCAGGAACAAAATCGCAAGATAGACCTGCAAAACCAGCTGCAAAAGCAGTTAAACCTGCTGAGCTATACCACAGGCACACAACAAAGTGCTGGCAAAACCTTCGACTTTGATGTTACTTTAAAAGATGCCAATGCCGCTTTAAGTGAAGCACAAGCCAACAACCTGGAGTTTGTGCTGGCGAAAGACAGAATAAAGCAGTCACAAAGCGACAGGGATATTGCTAAACTGGCTGATAAGCCTTCTGTAAACCTGAGTGGTGCTACCGGCTACAAAAACGGTTATGTGCCTGCTGTGGAAAAGCTGCGCTTTAACTATATCGCGGGTGTTAGCCTGCATGTGCCTATTTACAATGGTAACAAAATGAAGCAGCAGGTAAAACTGGCCGAAAGCAACATTCACCAGAACGAACTGGCTATGGCTACCATGAACAATACTTACCTGAAAGACATTCAACAGGCATTAACGGATATCAATTCTAACATGTCAAGTATTAAAAACACGTACACCCAAATAGAACAAACACGCGCAGCACAACAAATTGCTTCCAGTCGTTTTATGAACGGTACAGGTACCAACCTTGATATTACTAATGCAAGCAGTAACTATCAACGTGCTTTGTATACACAATTACAATATGAATACCAGTTATGCCAGGCTAAAATTGAGCTGAGCAGATTAATGGGTTACAAATACTGGTAA